One segment of Streptomyces sp. TG1A-8 DNA contains the following:
- a CDS encoding alpha/beta fold hydrolase, which translates to MGRIKVGTENSADIELHYEDKGSGQPVVLIHGYPLDGNSWEGQTSALLEAGYRVVTYDRRGFGKSSQPSTGYDYDTFAADLNAVLEALDLHEAVLVGFSMGTGEVARYLSVYGSARVAKAVFLASLEPFLEITDDNPDGAAPASFFQGVSEAVKKDRYAFFTDFYNDFFNLDENLGTRVSEEAVRNAWNVAAGSGAIASAAAPLAWPTDFRADIPKIDVPALIVHGTADRTLPIDATGRRFAKALPTAQYTEIDGAPHGLLTTHTAEVNETLLTFLAQ; encoded by the coding sequence ATGGGACGTATCAAGGTCGGTACGGAAAACAGCGCGGACATCGAGCTGCATTATGAGGACAAGGGATCGGGGCAGCCGGTGGTGCTGATCCACGGTTATCCGCTGGACGGGAACTCGTGGGAGGGGCAGACGTCGGCGCTGCTGGAGGCCGGTTACCGGGTCGTCACCTACGACCGCAGGGGTTTCGGCAAGTCGAGCCAGCCCTCGACGGGGTACGACTACGACACCTTCGCCGCGGACCTGAACGCGGTGCTGGAGGCGCTGGATCTGCACGAGGCGGTACTGGTCGGGTTCTCCATGGGCACCGGTGAGGTGGCCCGCTACCTGTCCGTCTACGGTTCGGCGCGGGTGGCCAAGGCCGTGTTCCTGGCCTCGCTGGAGCCGTTTTTGGAGATCACCGACGACAACCCCGACGGTGCGGCGCCCGCCTCCTTCTTCCAGGGTGTCTCCGAGGCGGTCAAGAAGGACCGGTACGCGTTCTTCACCGACTTCTATAACGACTTCTTCAACCTCGACGAGAACCTGGGCACCCGCGTCAGTGAAGAAGCGGTCCGCAACGCCTGGAACGTCGCCGCGGGATCGGGGGCCATCGCCTCGGCCGCCGCACCCCTCGCCTGGCCCACCGACTTCCGCGCCGACATCCCCAAGATCGACGTCCCGGCTTTGATCGTCCACGGCACCGCCGACCGGACCCTGCCCATCGACGCCACCGGCCGCCGCTTCGCCAAGGCCCTGCCCACCGCCCAGTACACCGAGATCGACGGCGCCCCCCACGGCCTGCTGACCACCCACACCGCCGAAGTCAACGAAACCCTGCTGACCTTCCTCGCCCAGTAA
- a CDS encoding alpha/beta fold hydrolase encodes MDMKAKMKSVLRPSRRRVSALAAVAGVAALGLASVMPASAVTAEPAGRGAKPTVVLVHGAFADSSSWNGVITRLRRAGYPVEAPANPLRGVASDSGYLESYLRSVKGPIVLVGHSYGGSVISDAAAGNSQVKALVYVAAFVPDKGETLAELGDRFPGATLPSVLDAVPYPLPGGGTGTDLYVQKGKFHDAFAADVPRSVTDLMAVTQRPLAASVFDEKTTKTAWKTIPSWDLVTTEDHAIAPAEQRFMAERAHAHTVEVDSSHAVAVSHPGAVTRLIEQAVRATSE; translated from the coding sequence ATGGATATGAAGGCGAAGATGAAGAGTGTGCTGCGTCCGTCTCGCCGGCGTGTTTCCGCGCTCGCGGCCGTTGCGGGTGTGGCTGCCCTTGGTCTGGCGTCCGTGATGCCGGCTTCCGCGGTTACCGCCGAGCCCGCCGGGCGGGGGGCGAAGCCCACGGTGGTGCTGGTGCACGGGGCCTTCGCGGACTCCTCCAGCTGGAACGGAGTGATCACGCGTCTGCGGCGCGCGGGGTATCCGGTGGAGGCTCCCGCCAATCCGCTGCGCGGCGTGGCGAGTGACTCGGGCTACCTGGAGAGCTACCTCCGAAGCGTGAAGGGTCCGATCGTGCTGGTCGGCCACTCCTACGGTGGTTCGGTGATCAGTGATGCCGCTGCGGGCAATTCGCAGGTCAAGGCTTTGGTCTATGTTGCCGCGTTCGTTCCCGACAAGGGTGAGACCCTCGCCGAACTCGGCGACAGGTTCCCGGGGGCGACGCTCCCCTCGGTCCTCGATGCCGTGCCCTATCCGCTGCCCGGCGGAGGCACCGGCACCGATCTCTACGTCCAAAAGGGCAAGTTCCACGACGCGTTCGCCGCCGACGTGCCCAGGTCGGTCACCGATCTCATGGCCGTCACCCAGCGTCCGCTGGCCGCCTCCGTCTTCGATGAGAAGACCACCAAGACGGCCTGGAAGACCATCCCTTCCTGGGATCTGGTCACCACCGAGGATCATGCGATCGCGCCGGCCGAGCAGCGGTTCATGGCCGAACGTGCCCACGCGCACACCGTCGAGGTCGACTCCTCGCACGCGGTCGCCGTCTCTCACCCCGGCGCGGTCACCCGTCTCATCGAGCAGGCCGTCCGAGCCACCTCCGAGTAG